A DNA window from Halorubrum sp. DM2 contains the following coding sequences:
- the glpA gene encoding anaerobic glycerol-3-phosphate dehydrogenase subunit GlpA, whose protein sequence is MDRQVDVVVVGGGSTGCGVVRDLARRGLDTVLVEKGNLTHGTTGRMHGLLHSGGRYAVSDQKSAEECIEENMVLRDIAAHCVEETGGLFVKRPEDSEEYFQEKLEGCRACDIPVEVIDGEEARRREPYLARDVEKAIALPDGAVDPFRLCVSNAADAREHGARIETHAPVTDVLVEDGEVVGVEIEHETGPGKRVHREPGTTEAIRARHVVNATGAWAGNVGEMAGVDVEVRPSKGVMTVMNTRQVDTVVNRCRPKGDADIIVPHETACILGTTDEEVDDPEDYPEEDWEVDLMIETLSELVPALEDARTLRSFWGVRPLYEPPGTGTEDPTDITRDYFLLDHGDRDDLPGMTTIVGGKLTTYRMMAESISDHVCETLGHEAECDTADAPLPGSESPARMEELMDEFGLRSPVARRSGQRLGSRADDVLDEYDPNPIVCNCESVTRAEVQDAVGEAGSDLNAVRLRTRASMGNCQGGFCTHRIASELAQEYPEPVVRDAEDELYQERWKGQRHALWGEQLSQAMLNHLLHATTMNRDGDPANLDESVDFDAFDAGSESPAAGGTGSDESGSAGTAAADGGRAADDVSTDGGRAADDATADGGR, encoded by the coding sequence ATGGACAGACAAGTGGACGTCGTCGTCGTCGGTGGGGGGTCGACGGGCTGCGGCGTCGTCAGGGACCTGGCGCGACGGGGCCTCGATACGGTCCTCGTCGAGAAGGGGAACCTGACGCACGGAACGACCGGGCGGATGCACGGCCTCCTCCACAGCGGGGGTCGGTACGCGGTCTCGGACCAGAAGAGCGCGGAGGAGTGCATCGAGGAGAACATGGTCCTCCGCGACATCGCGGCCCACTGCGTCGAGGAGACGGGCGGGCTGTTCGTCAAGCGCCCGGAGGACTCGGAGGAGTACTTCCAAGAGAAACTGGAGGGCTGTCGCGCGTGCGACATCCCCGTCGAGGTGATCGACGGCGAGGAGGCGCGGCGGCGGGAACCGTACCTCGCGCGCGACGTCGAGAAGGCCATCGCCCTGCCCGACGGCGCGGTGGATCCCTTCCGGCTCTGCGTGTCGAACGCCGCGGACGCCCGCGAACACGGCGCGCGGATCGAGACCCACGCGCCGGTGACGGACGTGCTCGTCGAGGACGGCGAGGTCGTCGGCGTCGAGATCGAACACGAGACCGGTCCGGGCAAGCGGGTCCACCGCGAGCCGGGGACGACCGAGGCGATCCGCGCGCGCCACGTCGTCAACGCGACCGGCGCGTGGGCGGGCAACGTCGGCGAGATGGCCGGCGTCGACGTGGAGGTCCGGCCCTCGAAGGGCGTGATGACGGTGATGAACACCCGGCAGGTCGACACCGTGGTCAACCGCTGTCGGCCGAAGGGCGACGCCGACATCATCGTCCCCCACGAGACCGCCTGTATCCTCGGCACGACGGACGAGGAGGTCGATGACCCCGAGGACTACCCCGAGGAGGACTGGGAGGTCGACCTGATGATCGAGACGCTCTCGGAGCTGGTCCCGGCGCTCGAAGACGCCCGGACGCTCCGCTCCTTCTGGGGCGTCAGGCCCCTCTACGAGCCGCCGGGAACGGGCACCGAGGACCCGACGGACATCACCCGCGACTACTTCCTCTTAGACCACGGCGACCGCGACGACCTCCCGGGGATGACCACCATCGTCGGCGGGAAGCTCACCACCTACCGCATGATGGCCGAGTCCATCTCCGACCACGTCTGCGAGACGCTCGGTCACGAGGCGGAGTGCGACACCGCCGACGCTCCGTTGCCGGGGTCGGAGAGTCCCGCGCGGATGGAGGAGCTGATGGACGAGTTCGGCCTCCGGTCCCCCGTCGCCCGCCGCTCGGGCCAGCGGCTCGGGTCGCGCGCGGACGACGTACTCGACGAGTACGACCCGAACCCGATCGTCTGTAACTGCGAGAGCGTCACCCGCGCGGAGGTTCAGGACGCGGTCGGCGAGGCCGGCTCCGACCTCAACGCGGTCCGCCTGCGGACCCGCGCCTCGATGGGGAACTGTCAGGGCGGCTTCTGTACCCACCGGATCGCGTCGGAGCTCGCTCAGGAGTACCCGGAACCGGTGGTCCGCGACGCCGAAGACGAGCTGTATCAGGAGCGCTGGAAGGGCCAGCGCCACGCCCTATGGGGCGAGCAGCTCTCGCAGGCGATGTTGAACCACCTGCTCCACGCGACCACGATGAACCGCGACGGCGACCCGGCGAACCTCGACGAGTCGGTCGATTTCGACGCGTTCGACGCTGGGAGCGAGTCGCCTGCCGCCGGCGGTACGGGGAGCGACGAGTCCGGATCGGCGGGGACCGCGGCGGCCGACGGTGGTCGCGCAGCGGACGACGTGAGCACCGACGGTGGTCGCGCAGCGGACGACGCGACCGCAGACGGAGGTCGCTGA
- the glpK gene encoding glycerol kinase GlpK, whose protein sequence is MTQYVGAIDQGTTGTRFMVFDHEGQVVANAYEQHEQIYPNPGWVEHDPIEIWENTQQVVLDGLADAGLEAEQLDAIGITNQRETTIVWDKDSGKPVHNALVWQDRRTTDRVEEIQEAGKVEEIREKTGLECDAYFSATKTEWILDNAEPLKMQSSRGGDLRDRAREGELVMGTIDAWLIYNLTGNHITDVTNASRTMLYNIREMEWDDELLDEFDVPKEMVPEVRPSSDEDYYGHTDPDGFLGEEVPVAGALGDQQAALFGQTCFDEGDAKNTYGTGSFYLMNTGNEAVKSDHGLLTTVGFQMSGEPVQYALEGSIFITGAAIEWLEDVDLINNAAQTAELARSVDSTDGVYMVPAFTGLGAPHWDGRARGTIVGMTRGTSKEHIVRATLESIAYQTRDIAEAMEADSGVETTSLRVDGGAVKNNFLCQLQSDIIQTDIARPEVDETTALGSAYAAGLAVGYWDTVDELRDNWQIDREFTPEKGQKEVDKLYSRWDDAVDRSRDWAQDDEEDE, encoded by the coding sequence ATGACACAGTACGTCGGTGCGATAGACCAGGGGACGACCGGTACCCGATTCATGGTGTTCGACCACGAGGGCCAGGTCGTCGCGAACGCCTACGAACAGCACGAACAGATATACCCGAACCCGGGTTGGGTCGAACACGACCCGATCGAGATCTGGGAGAACACACAGCAGGTCGTTCTCGACGGGCTCGCGGACGCGGGGCTCGAAGCCGAGCAGCTCGACGCGATCGGCATCACGAACCAGCGCGAGACGACCATCGTGTGGGACAAAGACTCCGGGAAGCCGGTCCACAACGCCCTCGTGTGGCAGGACCGACGGACGACGGACCGCGTCGAAGAGATCCAGGAGGCGGGCAAAGTCGAGGAGATCCGCGAGAAGACGGGACTGGAGTGTGACGCGTACTTCTCTGCGACCAAGACCGAGTGGATTCTCGACAACGCAGAGCCGCTCAAGATGCAGAGCTCCCGCGGCGGCGACCTCCGTGACCGGGCTCGCGAGGGCGAGCTCGTCATGGGAACGATCGACGCGTGGCTCATCTACAACCTGACGGGCAACCACATCACGGACGTCACAAACGCCTCCCGGACGATGCTGTACAACATCCGGGAGATGGAGTGGGACGACGAACTCCTCGACGAGTTCGACGTGCCGAAGGAGATGGTGCCCGAGGTGCGCCCCTCCTCCGACGAGGACTACTACGGCCACACGGACCCCGACGGCTTCCTCGGCGAGGAAGTGCCGGTCGCCGGCGCGCTCGGCGACCAGCAGGCCGCCCTGTTCGGCCAGACCTGCTTCGACGAGGGCGACGCGAAGAACACCTACGGCACCGGCTCGTTCTACCTGATGAACACGGGCAACGAGGCGGTAAAGTCCGACCACGGACTGCTGACGACGGTCGGGTTCCAGATGTCCGGCGAGCCGGTCCAATACGCGCTCGAGGGCTCCATTTTCATCACCGGTGCCGCCATCGAGTGGCTCGAAGACGTCGACCTGATCAACAACGCGGCCCAGACCGCGGAGCTGGCTCGGTCGGTCGACTCGACCGACGGCGTCTACATGGTCCCGGCGTTCACCGGGCTCGGCGCGCCCCACTGGGACGGTCGCGCTCGCGGTACCATCGTCGGGATGACCCGCGGCACGAGCAAGGAACACATCGTCCGGGCGACGCTCGAATCGATCGCCTACCAGACCCGCGACATCGCCGAGGCGATGGAGGCCGACTCCGGCGTCGAGACGACCAGCCTCCGCGTCGACGGCGGCGCGGTCAAGAACAACTTCCTCTGTCAGCTCCAGTCCGACATCATCCAGACGGACATCGCGCGCCCGGAGGTCGACGAGACCACCGCGCTCGGTAGCGCCTACGCCGCCGGCCTCGCCGTCGGCTACTGGGACACTGTCGACGAGCTGCGCGACAACTGGCAGATCGACCGCGAGTTCACCCCTGAGAAGGGCCAAAAAGAGGTCGACAAGCTGTACAGCCGCTGGGACGACGCGGTTGACCGCTCCCGAGACTGGGCGCAGGACGACGAGGAGGACGAGTAG
- a CDS encoding AAA family ATPase: MNIDDRIERRLGYDTGLSVLADFEAVSPVAHAESPVGRGPAIERLLDVFAPAFSGSLPPSLYVYGPKGSGKSAVVSALFDRLATHSGPRQAIQTTTRAVEPTIPGFVYVDARHASTRFRLYHAMLAAMSDDPVPDHGIGTEELAESLRDVMRTGPDLVVAVDHTDEVETPTATTLIDWLEDVGERLVPACIGRDPPDAIDWEPAETVEFGKYRRHVLVELLTSRCSTGLGRDALSHDQIRDVVEWAAGDAHDALAAVMGAAVNAERAGASTVRSADVDAGIEGVPRPCVALGRVLALPESRQRLLYELAGLSEEERSTVSVATETIAARPGVDLSASTVRRVLYELADAGLLERVTVHRSDGKGRPPSRLVPLFPTVVFRELFDRRVRTG; encoded by the coding sequence GTGAACATCGACGACCGGATCGAGCGACGGCTCGGCTACGACACCGGGCTGAGCGTCCTCGCGGACTTCGAGGCCGTCTCGCCCGTCGCACACGCTGAGTCCCCGGTCGGCCGCGGGCCGGCGATCGAGCGCCTGCTCGACGTGTTCGCGCCCGCGTTCTCCGGGTCGCTCCCGCCGAGTCTCTACGTGTACGGTCCGAAGGGGAGCGGGAAGTCGGCGGTCGTCTCGGCGCTGTTCGACCGCCTCGCGACCCACAGCGGCCCGCGGCAGGCCATCCAGACGACGACCCGTGCGGTCGAGCCGACGATCCCCGGGTTCGTCTACGTCGACGCCCGTCACGCGTCGACCCGGTTCCGACTCTATCACGCGATGCTGGCCGCGATGAGCGACGACCCCGTCCCGGACCACGGGATCGGCACCGAGGAGCTGGCCGAGTCGCTCCGCGACGTGATGCGCACCGGCCCGGACCTCGTCGTCGCCGTCGACCACACCGACGAGGTGGAGACGCCGACGGCGACGACGCTGATCGACTGGCTCGAAGACGTGGGCGAGCGGCTCGTGCCGGCATGTATCGGCCGCGACCCGCCGGACGCGATCGACTGGGAGCCGGCCGAGACCGTCGAGTTCGGGAAGTATCGTCGGCACGTCCTCGTCGAGCTGTTGACGAGTCGGTGTTCGACCGGTCTCGGCCGAGACGCGCTCTCTCACGACCAGATCCGCGACGTCGTCGAGTGGGCCGCGGGCGACGCCCACGACGCGCTCGCGGCCGTGATGGGCGCGGCGGTGAACGCGGAGCGCGCGGGCGCGTCGACGGTCCGCTCGGCCGATGTCGACGCCGGAATCGAGGGGGTACCGCGTCCCTGCGTCGCGCTGGGACGCGTCCTCGCGCTCCCCGAGAGCCGTCAGCGGCTCCTCTACGAACTCGCCGGGCTCTCGGAGGAGGAGCGATCGACGGTTAGCGTGGCCACGGAGACGATCGCGGCGCGTCCCGGCGTCGACCTCTCGGCGTCGACGGTGCGCCGCGTCCTCTACGAACTCGCCGACGCAGGCCTGCTCGAACGCGTCACCGTCCACCGGAGCGACGGCAAGGGACGCCCGCCGAGCCGGCTCGTGCCACTGTTCCCGACCGTCGTCTTCCGCGAGCTGTTCGACCGACGCGTTCGGACCGGATAG
- a CDS encoding HAD-IIB family hydrolase, whose translation MVPPLALDIDGTLTTPTGRIDPRAFELLPAWEAPVVFATGKAFPYPVALAHFLGREETVIAENGGVAYVDGETTTVGDPDAARAVVEAFRERGGEVGWGDGDTVNRWRETEVALSPDADEALLREVAAAAGGDVEVVDTGYAYHVKSVGVSKGRALEVVADALGLDPAAFVAVGDSENDVSTFGVAGESYAVANADDAAREAADTVLDAGYMDGTEAVLSALRERGG comes from the coding sequence ATGGTTCCGCCCCTCGCGCTCGACATCGACGGCACGCTGACGACGCCGACCGGCCGGATCGACCCGCGGGCGTTCGAACTGTTGCCCGCGTGGGAGGCCCCGGTCGTGTTCGCCACCGGGAAGGCGTTCCCGTATCCGGTCGCGCTGGCGCACTTCCTCGGCCGCGAGGAGACGGTGATCGCGGAGAACGGCGGCGTCGCGTACGTCGACGGTGAGACGACGACGGTCGGCGACCCGGACGCGGCGCGGGCCGTCGTCGAGGCGTTCCGCGAGCGCGGCGGCGAGGTCGGGTGGGGCGACGGCGACACGGTGAACCGCTGGCGCGAGACGGAAGTCGCGCTCTCGCCCGACGCGGACGAGGCGCTCTTGCGCGAGGTCGCGGCGGCCGCCGGGGGCGACGTGGAGGTCGTCGACACCGGCTACGCCTACCACGTCAAGTCGGTCGGCGTGAGCAAGGGCCGGGCGCTCGAAGTCGTCGCCGACGCCCTCGGGCTTGACCCCGCCGCCTTCGTCGCGGTCGGCGACAGCGAGAACGACGTCTCGACGTTCGGTGTCGCCGGCGAGTCGTACGCGGTCGCCAACGCGGACGACGCGGCCCGCGAGGCGGCCGATACGGTCCTCGATGCGGGGTACATGGATGGGACCGAGGCGGTGCTCTCGGCGCTGCGCGAGCGTGGAGGGTAA
- a CDS encoding ribonuclease P — protein sequence MGIPAERIERLFALAREAVVDDEYDRAREYVARARRIAERNRCGIPAELSRRACDDCAVYLRPGKTSRVRTRPGRVVVRCLECGATARYPYDGK from the coding sequence ATGGGTATTCCGGCGGAGCGGATCGAGCGGCTGTTCGCGCTCGCCCGCGAGGCGGTCGTCGACGACGAGTACGACCGCGCCCGGGAGTACGTCGCCCGCGCCCGCCGGATCGCGGAGCGGAACCGGTGTGGGATCCCGGCCGAACTCTCCAGACGCGCCTGCGACGACTGCGCCGTCTACCTCCGGCCCGGGAAGACGAGTCGCGTGCGGACGCGACCCGGGCGCGTGGTCGTCCGCTGTCTGGAGTGCGGGGCGACGGCGCGGTATCCGTACGACGGGAAGTGA
- a CDS encoding methytransferase partner Trm112 translates to MKESLMDVICCPLDKAALDLDVDDEDDEEVLAGTLTCTECGETYPIEDGIPNLLPPDMREEAAA, encoded by the coding sequence ATGAAGGAATCCCTGATGGACGTGATCTGCTGTCCGCTCGACAAGGCGGCCCTCGACCTCGACGTCGACGACGAGGACGACGAAGAGGTCCTCGCCGGCACGCTCACCTGTACGGAGTGCGGCGAGACCTATCCGATCGAAGACGGGATCCCGAACCTCCTCCCACCGGACATGCGCGAGGAGGCGGCGGCGTAG
- a CDS encoding DUF1918 domain-containing protein yields MSFEKEDEVVLHDKHSEYDGETGTITQVMETMFGDATYTVSFEDGQETGVPEDSLDAVESEE; encoded by the coding sequence ATGAGCTTCGAGAAGGAAGACGAGGTCGTGCTCCACGACAAACACAGCGAGTACGACGGCGAGACGGGCACGATCACGCAGGTGATGGAGACGATGTTCGGCGACGCGACGTACACGGTCAGCTTCGAGGACGGCCAAGAGACGGGCGTCCCGGAGGATTCGCTCGACGCCGTCGAGAGCGAGGAGTAA
- a CDS encoding RNA-binding protein: MPKVPFHYVDLRAFSYATEDVKRVEQALYTLLPEDIELDRVENVGHHGDRIVVLSARVETADEMRHVLDRLSELEDLDRVLDELDERVDDNCALFLRLDKQAAFRGDVRLGPGLTVRTKVEAYPAKKEKAVANARETLSRLADGDDD; this comes from the coding sequence ATGCCGAAAGTCCCCTTCCACTACGTCGACCTCCGCGCGTTCTCGTACGCCACGGAGGACGTGAAACGCGTCGAGCAGGCGCTGTACACCCTCCTCCCGGAGGATATCGAGCTCGACCGCGTCGAGAACGTGGGCCATCACGGGGACCGGATCGTCGTGCTCTCGGCGCGCGTCGAGACCGCGGACGAGATGCGGCACGTGCTCGACCGGCTCTCCGAGCTGGAGGACCTCGACCGCGTCCTCGACGAACTCGACGAGCGGGTCGACGACAACTGCGCCCTCTTCCTCCGCCTCGACAAGCAGGCGGCGTTCCGCGGGGACGTCCGGCTCGGTCCCGGACTCACCGTGCGCACGAAGGTCGAGGCGTACCCGGCGAAAAAGGAGAAGGCCGTCGCGAACGCCCGCGAGACGCTCTCGCGGCTGGCGGACGGCGACGACGACTGA
- a CDS encoding FAD-dependent oxidoreductase gives MTDPFVVVGADAAGLSAASKFRREADAREVVVFEKGRWISYAYCGMPYFVAGYVDRMSDLLSLSPSEVDERGIDLRRDSEVVAVDPDAKRVTVETAAGDRYEQAYGDLLVATGARADPGPFDVRGVDGAFTLHDMDAAAAIDAYVAEPDAYDPDRADVSAVDRERVDRNAAMPAPETAAVVGGGYVGVEMAEALAERGLDVRVFHRSGHLLPPFGEAVGHRVEDALEAEGVTVHTDTPVEALVGDDRIEGVEVGGGADGASSERIPVDMAVVGVGIRPNTDLLDGTGIDFGSGGAIRVDDHGRTSLPDVYAAGDCATARHAVTGEPDWTPLGLTANRAGRAVGATAAGDPTPVGDIAGTAAVKAFDTEAARVGLLDDEEARDAGFDPVRETVTAGSRSGYYPGAAETDVTLVADRDTGRLLGGSIVGTDRAAVRIDTLATAIEAEMTVAEVERLDLAYAPPFSPVWDPILVAAKVVNGALDG, from the coding sequence ATGACCGATCCGTTCGTGGTCGTCGGCGCTGACGCGGCGGGGTTGAGCGCGGCCAGCAAGTTCCGCCGCGAGGCGGATGCCCGCGAGGTCGTCGTCTTCGAGAAGGGCCGGTGGATCTCGTACGCCTACTGCGGGATGCCCTACTTCGTCGCCGGCTACGTCGACCGCATGTCGGACCTCCTGTCGCTGTCGCCGAGCGAGGTCGACGAGCGCGGCATCGACCTCCGCCGCGACAGCGAGGTGGTCGCCGTCGACCCCGACGCGAAGCGCGTCACCGTCGAGACCGCCGCGGGCGACCGCTACGAACAGGCGTACGGCGACCTGCTCGTCGCCACCGGCGCGCGGGCGGACCCCGGTCCCTTCGACGTACGGGGCGTCGACGGCGCGTTCACCCTCCACGACATGGACGCGGCGGCCGCCATCGACGCGTACGTGGCCGAGCCAGACGCGTACGACCCCGACCGCGCCGACGTGAGCGCGGTCGACCGCGAGCGCGTCGATCGCAACGCGGCGATGCCCGCGCCCGAGACCGCCGCGGTCGTCGGCGGCGGCTACGTCGGCGTCGAGATGGCCGAGGCGCTCGCGGAGCGCGGCCTCGACGTCCGCGTGTTCCACCGATCCGGGCACCTCCTCCCGCCGTTCGGCGAGGCGGTCGGGCACCGCGTCGAGGACGCGCTCGAAGCGGAGGGCGTGACCGTCCACACCGACACCCCGGTCGAGGCGCTCGTCGGCGACGACCGGATCGAGGGCGTCGAGGTCGGTGGCGGAGCCGACGGAGCGTCCTCCGAGCGGATCCCCGTCGACATGGCGGTCGTCGGCGTCGGCATCCGGCCGAACACGGACCTCCTCGACGGCACCGGGATCGACTTCGGGTCAGGCGGGGCGATCCGGGTCGACGATCACGGCCGGACGAGCCTCCCCGACGTGTACGCCGCGGGCGACTGCGCGACCGCGCGCCACGCGGTGACCGGCGAACCGGACTGGACGCCGCTGGGACTCACCGCGAACCGCGCGGGGCGGGCCGTCGGGGCGACCGCGGCGGGCGATCCGACGCCAGTCGGCGACATCGCGGGCACCGCGGCGGTGAAAGCGTTCGACACGGAGGCCGCCCGCGTCGGGCTTCTCGACGACGAGGAAGCGAGAGACGCCGGGTTCGATCCGGTCCGCGAGACGGTGACCGCCGGGTCGCGCTCCGGCTACTACCCGGGGGCGGCCGAGACCGACGTGACGCTCGTCGCCGACCGCGACACCGGGCGGCTTCTGGGGGGAAGCATCGTCGGCACCGACCGCGCCGCGGTCCGGATCGACACCCTCGCGACCGCTATCGAAGCGGAGATGACCGTCGCCGAGGTCGAGCGGTTGGACCTCGCGTACGCGCCGCCGTTCAGCCCGGTGTGGGACCCGATACTCGTCGCCGCGAAGGTGGTGAACGGAGCGCTCGACGGCTGA